A stretch of DNA from Mucilaginibacter daejeonensis:
ACATCGACAGTAATTTTTATAACAAGGGTAATAATGATGCCAGCAGCATCAAGGCCAGCCGAGTAAAAAATGGTAAGAATGTGAATTCGAATTATTCGCTTTCAAGCTGGAAAGCTACTTCTGGAAAAGACCATTCATCGGTGGCCACCACTTCCGACGACGTATTGTTCGAGTATAATGCGAGCGGAAAAGCCAAGACCTTGGTGTTAAAGCAACCTTATGTTGATGTCCATCAAAAAAGGTATGTGAATAAGATCATTATCGACTCATATTCATCAGTGTTGTTGATCGCCGCTAATAATCCATCATCGATCAAACACTCCTCAGCCATAACAGCTTCTCTCAGATGAGGGAAGCTGTAAGCGTTCAGTTACATGGCATGGCCAAGAGAACGTCTGAATAAAGCTTTTTTTGCGAACTCTTTACCGATCAGCCAAACGAATACCGGGCCGTAAACAAGGTAACGTTTCCATAAGCGCTTAGGCTCGTTGATCAGTCGGCCCAACCACTCTAGACCCAGATCAACCATAATGTGGTTAGGACGTTTAACGGTACCTGCATAAAAATCGAACACTGCGCCCACAGTACAGATCATTTTGCTATTGATCCTTTTTTTGTTGGCATAAGCCCATTTCTCTTGTTTAGGAGCGGTCATACCAATAAATAGCACATCTGGTTCAAAGGCATTGATCGCGTCAATGATCGCGTCATTCTCCTCTACGGTGAACTCCTTTTTAAATGGTGGCGAATAAGTACCTACACGAACGTTAGGGTATTCCTTGGCCATTTTATCTTTTATCTTGTCAAGGGTTTGCTCTGACGAACCCAGGTAAAAGCAGCTTCCGCCTTTAACGTTGAGATCTTTTAGTAGGTGTTGGTGCAGGTCAGCTCCTGATATTTTTTTGATCACCTTGCCGGTCAGCATATATTCGGCTGCAACCACCGAGATACCGTCTGGTAGGAGAACGTCAGACATTTTTAATGATTCCCGGAAACCAAGGTCTTCATTAGCCATGCAAAATGAATATTGATTGATGGTGTTTACCAGAAGCGAAGACCTTAACGGTAGATCGTTAAGTGATTTGGTGAAAAGTGGATAGTCAAGAAATTTTTCTTCAGTTTCTGTAGGTATCATTTTTTTCGTCTCCTTCATTTTGATCTTCGGTGCTGACATTCACTTACTTAGCCCCATCCGGCATACGAACAATTATTCTCTTATTTGGAAATTAATTGAACAAATCGAAAGTCGCTTTAACCGATATGATCGGTGTTTCAAATCTAAGTTAATTATCGGATGTAAATACTATCATTACATCATTTTCATTAAAGTAGACAAATTTGTTGCCATTGCGGCTAAAGACATATTTTTGATACACATATTAACCATAGAGAAACTTTTACCCCTTTATAAGTTAATATTTAGAAGATTTTTTTAGAGCTGTAAGGTGTTGTTGTAATTCTTGTTGACTATTGAAACGATCTTTGACCTTTTTTGCGGGCACTCCTGCATAGATCGAGTAGCTTTCTACGTCCTTTGTGACCACCGATCCGGCCGCGATGATACTGCCCGTCTTGATCGTAACGCCACTCATAATTACCGATCCGTATCCTATCCAAACATCATCCTCGATCACGGTAAGGCTATTTAGGCCATGCCAGTTGTAATCATGATCACGGATCTGAGAGGCTAAACGGATAGGCATGCCGATCTGCTGATAGTGGTGATCGTACCGGCCAACTATAGCGGTACGGTTGGCCATGATCACATTATCACCGATCACGGCGTCACTCTCGATGAATGAATCACGGCCGATATAAAAATTTTCGCCAATGACGATCTTCTGCTTTCCCCAAATGCGAACC
This window harbors:
- a CDS encoding WecB/TagA/CpsF family glycosyltransferase; this translates as MSDVLLPDGISVVAAEYMLTGKVIKKISGADLHQHLLKDLNVKGGSCFYLGSSEQTLDKIKDKMAKEYPNVRVGTYSPPFKKEFTVEENDAIIDAINAFEPDVLFIGMTAPKQEKWAYANKKRINSKMICTVGAVFDFYAGTVKRPNHIMVDLGLEWLGRLINEPKRLWKRYLVYGPVFVWLIGKEFAKKALFRRSLGHAM
- a CDS encoding acyltransferase encodes the protein MSLTQVLKKLRNEFLRKVKYRHYQIGKNFHSGIRVRIWGKQKIVIGENFYIGRDSFIESDAVIGDNVIMANRTAIVGRYDHHYQQIGMPIRLASQIRDHDYNWHGLNSLTVIEDDVWIGYGSVIMSGVTIKTGSIIAAGSVVTKDVESYSIYAGVPAKKVKDRFNSQQELQQHLTALKKSSKY